One Planktothrix serta PCC 8927 DNA segment encodes these proteins:
- the psb35 gene encoding photosystem II assembly protein Psb35, with the protein MEVGTNTPHFPMSATLVLILGFLAATTIGSVAWYNSKRPIGWKDKERPDFVPDVDTDQ; encoded by the coding sequence ATGGAAGTGGGAACAAATACACCCCATTTTCCAATGTCAGCAACCTTGGTATTAATTCTAGGGTTTCTAGCTGCTACAACAATTGGTTCTGTGGCTTGGTACAACTCTAAACGTCCTATTGGTTGGAAGGATAAAGAACGCCCTGACTTTGTTCCTGACGTGGATACCGACCAATAG
- a CDS encoding histidine kinase codes for MSDPIQDKLSSDLQQAQSEGKLRAERIREIVKSAVSEVGSEFKEGSQDIRGLVKEVVGTVLETVKGKGEEIQENVTASIEGVIDGISQKKRQSIAKTQAEVKQLEDQLGQQEQELQDNIDLALDDIQEVGTDKSEQIKSAIESAVKTIKDSEEVALMQKRYAQLKTQLAIVNANLAGRYGHRYEEVKNHLDEAKSWYEKAKDEPEIYSGKIDEKRQQFEAKLGETGTAIARKEKQIKQRLQDLLKSLSETFSHHKS; via the coding sequence ATGTCAGATCCAATTCAAGATAAATTATCATCTGATTTACAACAAGCACAATCTGAAGGTAAATTGCGGGCTGAACGAATTCGAGAAATTGTCAAATCTGCTGTTTCAGAAGTCGGCTCAGAATTTAAAGAGGGTTCTCAAGATATCCGAGGTTTAGTTAAAGAGGTGGTGGGAACTGTTTTAGAAACAGTCAAAGGAAAAGGAGAGGAAATTCAAGAAAATGTTACGGCTTCTATTGAGGGAGTTATTGACGGTATTAGCCAAAAAAAACGTCAGTCCATTGCTAAAACTCAGGCGGAAGTCAAACAACTTGAAGATCAACTCGGTCAACAGGAACAAGAGTTACAAGATAATATTGATTTAGCCTTGGATGATATTCAGGAAGTGGGAACCGATAAGTCAGAACAAATTAAATCAGCCATTGAGTCAGCCGTTAAAACAATTAAAGATAGCGAGGAAGTGGCTTTAATGCAAAAACGTTATGCTCAACTCAAAACTCAATTGGCGATTGTTAACGCTAACTTAGCCGGACGATATGGACACCGTTACGAAGAAGTTAAAAACCATTTAGATGAGGCAAAATCTTGGTATGAAAAAGCCAAGGATGAACCCGAAATCTATAGCGGTAAAATTGATGAAAAACGCCAACAATTTGAAGCTAAATTAGGCGAAACGGGAACGGCGATCGCTCGCAAAGAAAAACAAATCAAACAGCGTTTACAAGATCTGTTAAAATCTCTTTCGGAAACCTTTTCCCATCATAAATCTTAA
- a CDS encoding YqaE/Pmp3 family membrane protein has protein sequence MRLLQVILGILLPPLGVYMAVGFSSALLFNIVLTLLGWLPGSIHAVWVIAKQAEREGEAEAEVERTYNT, from the coding sequence ATGAGATTATTACAAGTTATCTTAGGAATTCTTTTGCCTCCTTTGGGAGTTTATATGGCGGTGGGTTTTAGTTCAGCACTGTTATTTAATATTGTGCTCACTCTCTTAGGTTGGCTACCGGGATCAATTCATGCCGTTTGGGTGATTGCCAAGCAAGCCGAACGGGAAGGAGAAGCAGAAGCAGAAGTAGAAAGAACCTACAATACTTAA
- a CDS encoding phage holin family protein, which produces MMASLLTLLATGLSLLVVDLVVPGVNLATFPSALIAAAALGGVNAFVKPVLSTLSLPLNFLSLGAFSFIVNGLCFWLASVLVPGFQVQGILGFILGPVILSAINAFLNSYFVEKYPQQFNAQEPLTKS; this is translated from the coding sequence ATGATGGCATCGTTATTGACTTTATTAGCAACGGGTCTGAGTTTATTGGTGGTTGATCTTGTTGTTCCAGGGGTAAATTTAGCCACATTTCCCTCGGCTTTAATTGCGGCGGCGGCTCTGGGCGGGGTGAATGCTTTTGTTAAACCTGTTTTATCAACCTTATCTCTTCCCCTGAATTTTTTAAGTTTGGGTGCTTTTTCGTTTATTGTGAATGGTTTGTGTTTCTGGTTGGCTTCCGTTTTAGTCCCTGGGTTTCAGGTACAGGGTATCCTCGGCTTTATTTTAGGCCCAGTGATTTTATCCGCCATTAATGCTTTCTTGAATAGTTATTTTGTGGAAAAATACCCCCAACAATTTAATGCTCAAGAGCCCCTGACCAAATCTTAA